A part of Sus scrofa isolate TJ Tabasco breed Duroc chromosome 15, Sscrofa11.1, whole genome shotgun sequence genomic DNA contains:
- the STOX2 gene encoding storkhead-box protein 2 isoform X3, which produces MEPVQKGSGDVSPISMSPISQSQFIPLGEILCLAISAMNSARKPVTQEALMEHLTTCFPGVPTPSQEILRHTLNTLVRERKIYPTPDGYFIVTPQTYFITPSLIRTNSKWYHLDERIPDRSQCTSPQPGTITPSASGCVRERTLPRNHCDSCHCCREDVHGGHAATLQRKPAKDCKDPYCPPSLCQVPPTEKSKSTVNFSYKTETLSKPKDSEKQSKKFGLKLFRLSFKKDKTKQLANFSAQFPPEEWPLRDEDTPTTIPREVEMEIIRRINPDLTVENVMRHTALMKKLEEEKAHRSKAGSSAHHSGRSKKSRTHRKSHGKSRSHSKTRVSKGDPSDGSHLDIPGEREYDFCDPLTRAPREGCFIIEHKGDNFIMHSSANVIESHFPMTPEWDVSGELAKRRTEMPFPEPSRGSSHSKVHRSHSHTQDRRSRNERSNKAKERSRSMDNSKGPLGASSLGTPEDLAEGCSQDDQTPSQSYIDDSTLRPAQTVSHQRAHISSTSYKEVCIPEIVSGCKEPSSACSLLEPGKPPETLPSYGELNSCPAKTAADDYFQCNTSSETVLTAPSPLGKNKEDHDTLTLAEGVKKLPLSDRQAPHSSREPVGHKEESPKGPGGGPATSGTGAEGIANGRLVQHHSTEPSSLDKRKELFSKDTLFKPLHSTLSVNSYHKSSLSLLKSHPKTPADTLPGRCEKLEPSLGTSAAQAMPASQRQQESGGNQEASFDYYNVSDDDESEEGANKNTEEEKNRDDVGTMQWLLEREKERDLQRKFEKNLTLLAPKETDSSSNQRATHSARLDSMDSSSITVDSGFNSPRTRESLASNTSSIVESNRRQNPTWSPAHGGAGPAFSFRASTDPPTNEAEKLQKPSNCLQASVTSV; this is translated from the exons GTGTTCCCACCCCAAGCCAAGAAATTCTCCGGCACACCCTGAACACGCTGGTCCGGGAGAGGAAGATCTACCCGACTCCAGATGGCTACTTCATCGTCACCCCACAGACTTATTTCATAACTCCGTCCCTCATAAGAACTAACAGTAAATGGTACCATTTGGACGAGAGGATACCTGACAGGTCTCAGTGTACCTCCCCCCAGCCCGGAACCATCACGCCCTCTGCCTCAGGCTGCGTCAGGGAAAGAACGTTGCCCAGGAACCACTGCGACTCTTGCCACTGCTGCAGGGAAGATGTGCATGGCGGGCACGCGGCCACCCTGCAGAGGAAGCCCGCCAAGGACTGCAAAGACCCGTATTgccccccttccctctgccaggTGCCACCCACTGAAAAGAGCAAAAGTACTGTCAACTTCTCCTATAAGACGGAGACTCTCTCCAAACCTAAAGATAGTGAAAAGCAGTCCAAAAAATTCGGGCTCAAGTTATTCCGGCtcagttttaaaaaagacaagaccaaacaGCTCGCCAATTTTTCCGCCCAGTTTCCTCCCGAAGAGTGGCCCCTGCGCGATGAGGATACGCCGACCACTATCCCTCGGGAAGTGGAAATGGAGATCATTCGGCGTATTAACCCGGACTTGACTGTGGAAAACGTCATGAGGCACACGGCCCTGATGAAGAAACTTGAAGAAGAGAAAGCACATAGGAGTAAAGCTGGGTCCTCCGCCCACCACAGCGGAAGAAGTAAAAAGAGTAGGACGCATCGCAAGTCCCACGGAAAGTCTCGGTCGCACAGCAAGACACGAGTGTCCAAGGGCGACCCGTCCGATGGTTCCCATCTGGACATCCCGGGTGAGAGAGAGTATGACTTCTGCGACCCTCTGACCCGGGCCCCCCGGGAGGGCTGCTTCATCATCGAACACAAAGGTGACAACTTCATCATGCACAGCAGTGCCAACGTGATCGAGTCTCATTTCCCCATGACCCCAGAATGGGACGTGTCTGGGGAACTGGCCAAAAGGAGAACTGAGATGCCTTTTCCTGAGCCTTCCAGGGGAAGCTCCCACTCAAAAGTGCACCGAAGCCACAGCCATACCCAGGATCGGAGGTCCCGGAACGAGAGATCCAACAAGGCCAAGGAGAGGTCCAGATCCATGGATAACTCCAAAGGCCCCCTGGGGGCCTCCTCGCTGGGCACACCTGAGGACCTGGCTGAAGGCTGTAGCCAGGATGACCAAACCCCCAGCCAATCCTACATTGACGACAGTACTTTAAGGCCTGCACAGACTGTCAGTCATCAAAGGGCTCACATTTCGTCCACAAGCTACAAAGAGGTGTGCATTCCAGAAATAGTCAGTGGCTGCAAGGAACCTTCCAGTGCTTGTAGCCTCCTGGAGCCAGGCAAACCACCTGAGACCTTGCCATCCTATGGGGAACTCAACTCCTGTCCAGCAAAGACGGCTGCTGATGACTATTTCCAGTGCAACACCTCCAGTGAGACGGTGCTCACGGCGCCATCACCTCTGGGAAAGAATAAAGAGGACCATGACACTCTGACCCTGGCGGAAGGGGTGAAAAAGCTGCCTCTGTCAGACAGGCAAGCCCCACATTCTTCCAGGGAGCCTGTGGGGCACAAGGAGGAGTCACCAAAGGGGCCAGGTGGAGGCCCAGCCACATCGGGCACCGGAGCTGAAGGGATCGCCAATGGACGCCTCGTCCAGCATCACAGCACCGAGCCCAGCAGCCTGGACAAAAGGAAAGAGCTATTCAGCAAAGACACACTGTTCAAACCTCTTCACAGCACCTTGTCTGTAAACAGCTATCACAAATCGAGCCTGTCCCTCCTCAAATCTCACCCGAAGACACCTGCGGACACACTGCCAGGCCGATGCGAGAAACTGGAGCCGTCCCTGGGGACCTCGGCCGCACAAGCCATGCCGGCTTCCCAGCGTCAGCAGGAGTCTGGGGGGAACCAGGAGGCCTCTTTCGACTATTACAACGTCTCTGATGATGACGAGTCTGAGGAAGgggcaaacaaaaacacagaggaggagaaaaacagagatgATGTGGGCACCATGCAGTGGCTcctggagagggagaaggaaagagacttGCAGAGGAAATTTGAGAAGAACCTCACCCTCCTTGCCCCCAAGGAAACTGACAGCAGCAGCAACCAGAGAGCCACCCATTCGGCACGTCTGGACAGCATGGACAGCAGCAGCATCACGGTGGACAGTGGATTCAACTCCCCACG CACTCGGGAGAGCCTGGCTTCCAACACGTCGAGCATTGTTGAAAGTAACCGTCGTCAGAACCCTACCTGGAGCCCGGCCCACGGTGGAGCTGGCCCAGCCTTCAGTTTCCGAGCAAGTACGGACCCCCCCACCAACGAAGCCGAGAAATTACAGAAACCTTCCAACTGCTTGCAAGCTTCTGTTACTAGTGTGTGA
- the STOX2 gene encoding storkhead-box protein 2 isoform X8, translating into MEPVQKGSGDVSPISMSPISQSQFIPLGEILCLAISAMNSARKPVTQEALMEHLTTCFPGVPTPSQEILRHTLNTLVRERKIYPTPDGYFIVTPQTYFITPSLIRTNSKWYHLDERIPDRSQCTSPQPGTITPSASGCVRERTLPRNHCDSCHCCREDVHGGHAATLQRKPAKDCKDPYCPPSLCQVPPTEKSKSTVNFSYKTETLSKPKDSEKQSKKFGLKLFRLSFKKDKTKQLANFSAQFPPEEWPLRDEDTPTTIPREVEMEIIRRINPDLTVENVMRHTALMKKLEEEKAHRSKAGSSAHHSGRSKKSRTHRKSHGKSRSHSKTRVSKGDPSDGSHLDIPGEREYDFCDPLTRAPREGCFIIEHKGDNFIMHSSANVIESHFPMTPEWDVSGELAKRRTEMPFPEPSRGSSHSKVHRSHSHTQDRRSRNERSNKAKERSRSMDNSKGPLGASSLGTPEDLAEGCSQDDQTPSQSYIDDSTLRPAQTVSHQRAHISSTSYKEVCIPEIVSGCKEPSSACSLLEPGKPPETLPSYGELNSCPAKTAADDYFQCNTSSETVLTAPSPLGKNKEDHDTLTLAEGVKKLPLSDRQAPHSSREPVGHKEESPKGPGGGPATSGTGAEGIANGRLVQHHSTEPSSLDKRKELFSKDTLFKPLHSTLSVNSYHKSSLSLLKSHPKTPADTLPGRCEKLEPSLGTSAAQAMPASQRQQESGGNQEASFDYYNVSDDDESEEGANKNTEEEKNRDDVGTMQWLLEREKERDLQRKFEKNLTLLAPKETDSSSNQRATHSARLDSMDSSSITVDSGFNSPRN; encoded by the exons GTGTTCCCACCCCAAGCCAAGAAATTCTCCGGCACACCCTGAACACGCTGGTCCGGGAGAGGAAGATCTACCCGACTCCAGATGGCTACTTCATCGTCACCCCACAGACTTATTTCATAACTCCGTCCCTCATAAGAACTAACAGTAAATGGTACCATTTGGACGAGAGGATACCTGACAGGTCTCAGTGTACCTCCCCCCAGCCCGGAACCATCACGCCCTCTGCCTCAGGCTGCGTCAGGGAAAGAACGTTGCCCAGGAACCACTGCGACTCTTGCCACTGCTGCAGGGAAGATGTGCATGGCGGGCACGCGGCCACCCTGCAGAGGAAGCCCGCCAAGGACTGCAAAGACCCGTATTgccccccttccctctgccaggTGCCACCCACTGAAAAGAGCAAAAGTACTGTCAACTTCTCCTATAAGACGGAGACTCTCTCCAAACCTAAAGATAGTGAAAAGCAGTCCAAAAAATTCGGGCTCAAGTTATTCCGGCtcagttttaaaaaagacaagaccaaacaGCTCGCCAATTTTTCCGCCCAGTTTCCTCCCGAAGAGTGGCCCCTGCGCGATGAGGATACGCCGACCACTATCCCTCGGGAAGTGGAAATGGAGATCATTCGGCGTATTAACCCGGACTTGACTGTGGAAAACGTCATGAGGCACACGGCCCTGATGAAGAAACTTGAAGAAGAGAAAGCACATAGGAGTAAAGCTGGGTCCTCCGCCCACCACAGCGGAAGAAGTAAAAAGAGTAGGACGCATCGCAAGTCCCACGGAAAGTCTCGGTCGCACAGCAAGACACGAGTGTCCAAGGGCGACCCGTCCGATGGTTCCCATCTGGACATCCCGGGTGAGAGAGAGTATGACTTCTGCGACCCTCTGACCCGGGCCCCCCGGGAGGGCTGCTTCATCATCGAACACAAAGGTGACAACTTCATCATGCACAGCAGTGCCAACGTGATCGAGTCTCATTTCCCCATGACCCCAGAATGGGACGTGTCTGGGGAACTGGCCAAAAGGAGAACTGAGATGCCTTTTCCTGAGCCTTCCAGGGGAAGCTCCCACTCAAAAGTGCACCGAAGCCACAGCCATACCCAGGATCGGAGGTCCCGGAACGAGAGATCCAACAAGGCCAAGGAGAGGTCCAGATCCATGGATAACTCCAAAGGCCCCCTGGGGGCCTCCTCGCTGGGCACACCTGAGGACCTGGCTGAAGGCTGTAGCCAGGATGACCAAACCCCCAGCCAATCCTACATTGACGACAGTACTTTAAGGCCTGCACAGACTGTCAGTCATCAAAGGGCTCACATTTCGTCCACAAGCTACAAAGAGGTGTGCATTCCAGAAATAGTCAGTGGCTGCAAGGAACCTTCCAGTGCTTGTAGCCTCCTGGAGCCAGGCAAACCACCTGAGACCTTGCCATCCTATGGGGAACTCAACTCCTGTCCAGCAAAGACGGCTGCTGATGACTATTTCCAGTGCAACACCTCCAGTGAGACGGTGCTCACGGCGCCATCACCTCTGGGAAAGAATAAAGAGGACCATGACACTCTGACCCTGGCGGAAGGGGTGAAAAAGCTGCCTCTGTCAGACAGGCAAGCCCCACATTCTTCCAGGGAGCCTGTGGGGCACAAGGAGGAGTCACCAAAGGGGCCAGGTGGAGGCCCAGCCACATCGGGCACCGGAGCTGAAGGGATCGCCAATGGACGCCTCGTCCAGCATCACAGCACCGAGCCCAGCAGCCTGGACAAAAGGAAAGAGCTATTCAGCAAAGACACACTGTTCAAACCTCTTCACAGCACCTTGTCTGTAAACAGCTATCACAAATCGAGCCTGTCCCTCCTCAAATCTCACCCGAAGACACCTGCGGACACACTGCCAGGCCGATGCGAGAAACTGGAGCCGTCCCTGGGGACCTCGGCCGCACAAGCCATGCCGGCTTCCCAGCGTCAGCAGGAGTCTGGGGGGAACCAGGAGGCCTCTTTCGACTATTACAACGTCTCTGATGATGACGAGTCTGAGGAAGgggcaaacaaaaacacagaggaggagaaaaacagagatgATGTGGGCACCATGCAGTGGCTcctggagagggagaaggaaagagacttGCAGAGGAAATTTGAGAAGAACCTCACCCTCCTTGCCCCCAAGGAAACTGACAGCAGCAGCAACCAGAGAGCCACCCATTCGGCACGTCTGGACAGCATGGACAGCAGCAGCATCACGGTGGACAGTGGATTCAACTCCCCACG GAATTGA
- the STOX2 gene encoding storkhead-box protein 2 isoform X6, with protein sequence MSPISQSQFIPLGEILCLAISAMNSARKPVTQEALMEHLTTCFPGVPTPSQEILRHTLNTLVRERKIYPTPDGYFIVTPQTYFITPSLIRTNSKWYHLDERIPDRSQCTSPQPGTITPSASGCVRERTLPRNHCDSCHCCREDVHGGHAATLQRKPAKDCKDPYCPPSLCQVPPTEKSKSTVNFSYKTETLSKPKDSEKQSKKFGLKLFRLSFKKDKTKQLANFSAQFPPEEWPLRDEDTPTTIPREVEMEIIRRINPDLTVENVMRHTALMKKLEEEKAHRSKAGSSAHHSGRSKKSRTHRKSHGKSRSHSKTRVSKGDPSDGSHLDIPGEREYDFCDPLTRAPREGCFIIEHKGDNFIMHSSANVIESHFPMTPEWDVSGELAKRRTEMPFPEPSRGSSHSKVHRSHSHTQDRRSRNERSNKAKERSRSMDNSKGPLGASSLGTPEDLAEGCSQDDQTPSQSYIDDSTLRPAQTVSHQRAHISSTSYKEVCIPEIVSGCKEPSSACSLLEPGKPPETLPSYGELNSCPAKTAADDYFQCNTSSETVLTAPSPLGKNKEDHDTLTLAEGVKKLPLSDRQAPHSSREPVGHKEESPKGPGGGPATSGTGAEGIANGRLVQHHSTEPSSLDKRKELFSKDTLFKPLHSTLSVNSYHKSSLSLLKSHPKTPADTLPGRCEKLEPSLGTSAAQAMPASQRQQESGGNQEASFDYYNVSDDDESEEGANKNTEEEKNRDDVGTMQWLLEREKERDLQRKFEKNLTLLAPKETDSSSNQRATHSARLDSMDSSSITVDSGFNSPRTRESLASNTSSIVESNRRQNPTWSPAHGGAGPAFSFRASTDPPTNEAEKLQKPSNCLQASVTSV encoded by the exons GTGTTCCCACCCCAAGCCAAGAAATTCTCCGGCACACCCTGAACACGCTGGTCCGGGAGAGGAAGATCTACCCGACTCCAGATGGCTACTTCATCGTCACCCCACAGACTTATTTCATAACTCCGTCCCTCATAAGAACTAACAGTAAATGGTACCATTTGGACGAGAGGATACCTGACAGGTCTCAGTGTACCTCCCCCCAGCCCGGAACCATCACGCCCTCTGCCTCAGGCTGCGTCAGGGAAAGAACGTTGCCCAGGAACCACTGCGACTCTTGCCACTGCTGCAGGGAAGATGTGCATGGCGGGCACGCGGCCACCCTGCAGAGGAAGCCCGCCAAGGACTGCAAAGACCCGTATTgccccccttccctctgccaggTGCCACCCACTGAAAAGAGCAAAAGTACTGTCAACTTCTCCTATAAGACGGAGACTCTCTCCAAACCTAAAGATAGTGAAAAGCAGTCCAAAAAATTCGGGCTCAAGTTATTCCGGCtcagttttaaaaaagacaagaccaaacaGCTCGCCAATTTTTCCGCCCAGTTTCCTCCCGAAGAGTGGCCCCTGCGCGATGAGGATACGCCGACCACTATCCCTCGGGAAGTGGAAATGGAGATCATTCGGCGTATTAACCCGGACTTGACTGTGGAAAACGTCATGAGGCACACGGCCCTGATGAAGAAACTTGAAGAAGAGAAAGCACATAGGAGTAAAGCTGGGTCCTCCGCCCACCACAGCGGAAGAAGTAAAAAGAGTAGGACGCATCGCAAGTCCCACGGAAAGTCTCGGTCGCACAGCAAGACACGAGTGTCCAAGGGCGACCCGTCCGATGGTTCCCATCTGGACATCCCGGGTGAGAGAGAGTATGACTTCTGCGACCCTCTGACCCGGGCCCCCCGGGAGGGCTGCTTCATCATCGAACACAAAGGTGACAACTTCATCATGCACAGCAGTGCCAACGTGATCGAGTCTCATTTCCCCATGACCCCAGAATGGGACGTGTCTGGGGAACTGGCCAAAAGGAGAACTGAGATGCCTTTTCCTGAGCCTTCCAGGGGAAGCTCCCACTCAAAAGTGCACCGAAGCCACAGCCATACCCAGGATCGGAGGTCCCGGAACGAGAGATCCAACAAGGCCAAGGAGAGGTCCAGATCCATGGATAACTCCAAAGGCCCCCTGGGGGCCTCCTCGCTGGGCACACCTGAGGACCTGGCTGAAGGCTGTAGCCAGGATGACCAAACCCCCAGCCAATCCTACATTGACGACAGTACTTTAAGGCCTGCACAGACTGTCAGTCATCAAAGGGCTCACATTTCGTCCACAAGCTACAAAGAGGTGTGCATTCCAGAAATAGTCAGTGGCTGCAAGGAACCTTCCAGTGCTTGTAGCCTCCTGGAGCCAGGCAAACCACCTGAGACCTTGCCATCCTATGGGGAACTCAACTCCTGTCCAGCAAAGACGGCTGCTGATGACTATTTCCAGTGCAACACCTCCAGTGAGACGGTGCTCACGGCGCCATCACCTCTGGGAAAGAATAAAGAGGACCATGACACTCTGACCCTGGCGGAAGGGGTGAAAAAGCTGCCTCTGTCAGACAGGCAAGCCCCACATTCTTCCAGGGAGCCTGTGGGGCACAAGGAGGAGTCACCAAAGGGGCCAGGTGGAGGCCCAGCCACATCGGGCACCGGAGCTGAAGGGATCGCCAATGGACGCCTCGTCCAGCATCACAGCACCGAGCCCAGCAGCCTGGACAAAAGGAAAGAGCTATTCAGCAAAGACACACTGTTCAAACCTCTTCACAGCACCTTGTCTGTAAACAGCTATCACAAATCGAGCCTGTCCCTCCTCAAATCTCACCCGAAGACACCTGCGGACACACTGCCAGGCCGATGCGAGAAACTGGAGCCGTCCCTGGGGACCTCGGCCGCACAAGCCATGCCGGCTTCCCAGCGTCAGCAGGAGTCTGGGGGGAACCAGGAGGCCTCTTTCGACTATTACAACGTCTCTGATGATGACGAGTCTGAGGAAGgggcaaacaaaaacacagaggaggagaaaaacagagatgATGTGGGCACCATGCAGTGGCTcctggagagggagaaggaaagagacttGCAGAGGAAATTTGAGAAGAACCTCACCCTCCTTGCCCCCAAGGAAACTGACAGCAGCAGCAACCAGAGAGCCACCCATTCGGCACGTCTGGACAGCATGGACAGCAGCAGCATCACGGTGGACAGTGGATTCAACTCCCCACG CACTCGGGAGAGCCTGGCTTCCAACACGTCGAGCATTGTTGAAAGTAACCGTCGTCAGAACCCTACCTGGAGCCCGGCCCACGGTGGAGCTGGCCCAGCCTTCAGTTTCCGAGCAAGTACGGACCCCCCCACCAACGAAGCCGAGAAATTACAGAAACCTTCCAACTGCTTGCAAGCTTCTGTTACTAGTGTGTGA